A part of Indicator indicator isolate 239-I01 chromosome 15, UM_Iind_1.1, whole genome shotgun sequence genomic DNA contains:
- the TASOR gene encoding protein TASOR — MVDAVIPISGEMEPEKHQRTEKSSAGLLGVESNRTGTAEDTTQYGGRSESSSTEEALLLGAVAAVDKVPPNLSITSSSQRRNSISTANEQQQQLPSGVSRRPPALPKPPEDLPVRRNFQIPRKSREKKGLFQPVTVGSREFEDIVKILHSSYLEPNSVSNFNYKKASLVHNVLLEKEFTEKRRELKFEGRLEKELSETYAFLMVDRPQIQNICEKGLQVGHSKISILGTPSMGVYISRYADLLQPNPLEAGATGDVIVFKIIKGKMKSIYDHIGMKAMESTVKSALEPTPKHECHVSKNANKVTSLLAYRAYELTQYYFYEYGFDEIRRRPRHVCPYAVVSFTYKDEMVQVPKFLSPSRTNSFNTDRSTDKSNYTLWRGQLWNKGKLLCHVSVKSAVRSFLPCKLPEKLEVEKVANIDQLKKKISPALFFKETYLGAKDVFKNGMYGSLYEVVEKSRSGSHLEGLLQKLEKEKLVLVKLLLDRGFLFLLSSWQMTTPYDHQTGRPHMLQALFLFPESRGIVSPAHKSVPLGTQKNSTHVILHENQEIVPEFTKFVRALHFGLIQSRKDNTADFNAVVEKYIKEYLKRCSSGPRKYREFVLYQYESRLDEKKFLYAAPKNKSHIDSNLQNYIFGCEAYQIPVSRAKELMEGYWKRQQFSPISDYEVTEDDSDFANAKSGKRICVKYEATAAKEKLPHSGDYDPDRLKKLINLIQCRKKNVGVEADSEDPRNKSGLKRKLEEQSENLRKYLKLSESSENSCQYEGGRTLDSPHSAFSVNAGLGGHDTDLRQHDISDPAVADTHGLIKLLLETLASAGHLDSSLARSVNQALGLSTDEIEEEMRQKYEYESIPAQNEDDHELPNTAQAEDVHFNDPQSPTIVETDAVCLPYPVDVDLRLSANEVGLEHTLHLKEASTGSVSSFEDYSPCPSIERAYRRQHSNSNNREVGMHWKLIPITGLKSPEEPLVYLPPKDAFPNDPRIISRQRSSDYQFPYSSFSDIQKGTAEDGLYTRDVEKLEDQCGIADQSLSTKHSISAVIETTLLEEYNLFTRKIQEILHQNNIAYVSGVSAPVFSARERITRLSEYICLQISDVSVQEYIEALSEKLTGVILSSSCIRRTPPVYSSPESAEVVTNAALNPPLETLPVCRDSDTVVCPEPCSNNMVKEVDSNEQCLSSLPLAKEEVDHVNTKPEDVATSDQASSSNDLMEPPEKTQKSPENLNISTQPAFSDFISQLKPEVFNSLVEIIKDVQKNTLKFFILEEEESILCKEIKEYLTKLGNTECHPEQFLKRRAALDKLLIIIQNEDIANLIHKIPALVTLKRLSCVNFAGVDSLDDVKNHTYNELFVSGGFVVSDESVLNPESITTDKLKQFLKFLEDLNTPDGKWQWKVHCKIQKKLKELGRMNANALGLLTLLNTYQKKHLVEILSYHNCDSQTRNAPELDCLIRLQAQNIQQRHVIFLTEKHLKTLADYVDSGIVVATVDDFMQNFKSLVGYHNSVTEESSPSPPDAHRRQSVLVGNEKEEEDMSLDSGDETSQIEIYNDASEYDTHLEALQTEAKGSQGVDAKESCLSVMELPPEVQIGLMEKTSKTDLEEIQPITPISTTCSAEGENHNSVDQTPFSNFQVYSRQLNMSHQFSHFNVLTHQTFLGTTYPISSVSQNQEGGNYFLSAYSQSMDTEKSSSPGGWDINCDSSKPYSNQK, encoded by the exons gaCTCTTTCAGCCAGTAACTGTAGGCTCTCGGGAATTTGAGGATATTGTGAAGATTCTGCATTCATCTTACTTGGAGCCAAATTCAGTGTCCAATTTTAATTACAAGAAAGCCAGCTTAGTTCATAATGTACTGTTGGAAAAGGAA TTCACAGAAAAACGCAGAGAGCTGAAATTTGAGGGCCGCCTAGAAAAAGAGCTTTCTGAAACCTATGCATTTTTGATGGTTGATCGACCTCAG ATCCAAAACATATGTGAAAAGGGGCTGCAGGTGGGCCACTCCAAAATATCAATTCTTGGCACCCCTTCCATGG GTGTGTATATTTCCAGGTATGCTGATCTATTGCAGCCTAATCCTCTAGAAGCTGGAGCAACTGGAGATgtgattgtttttaaaattatcaaG ggaaaaatgaaaagcatatATGACCACATTGGTATGAAAGCAATGGAATCAACTGTAAAGAGTGCATTAGAGCCAACACCAAAGCATGAGTGTCATGTTtcaaagaatgcaaataaagtAACCTCCTTGTTGGCTTATCGAGCCTATGAACTTACTCAG TACTATTTTTATGAATATGGCTTTGATGAGATAAGGCGAAGACCAAGACATGTTTGTCCTTATGCTGTTGTTTCATTTACTTATAAAGATGAAATGGTGCAAGTACCAAAATTCCTGTCCCCATCCAG aacAAACAGCTTCAACACAGATAGAAGTACAG ATAAGTCTAACTATACGTTATGGAGGGGACAGCTTTGGAATAAAGGCAAACTTTTGTgccatgtttctgtgaaatcAGCAGTACGTTCATTCCTTCCCTGCAAGCT TCCTGAGAAGCTTGAGGTTGAAAAAGTTGCGAACATTGAtcaattgaagaaaaaaatttcaccagctttgttcttTAAAGAAACTTACCTAGGAGCAAAAGATG TGTTCAAGAATGGCATGTACGGTAGCCTTTATGAAGTTGTGGAGAAGTCACGTTCTGGTAGTCACTTGGAGGGCTTACTTCAAAAACTAGAGAAAGAGAAACTT GTTCTTGTGAAACTGCTTCTGGACagaggatttctttttcttctttcttcttggcAAATGACGACTCCCTATG ACCACCAAACTGGACGGCCCCATATGCTTCAGGCATTGTTTCTGTTTCCGGAATCTAGAGGCATCGTGAGCCCAG CACACAAAAGTGTTCCGCTTGGAACACAGAAAAATTCAACTCACGTGATTTTGCACGAAAATCAGGAAATCGTTCCAGAATTCACAAAGTTTGTTCGGGCTCTACATTTTGGTTTAATCCAGTCTCGTAAAGACAATACTGCAGATTTCAATGCTGTGGTGGAGAAATATATAAAAGAGTATTTGAAAAGATGCAGTAGTGGCCCTCGAAAATATAGAGAATTTGTCTTATATCAGTATGAATCACGGTTGGatgagaaaaaatttctttatgctGCTCCAAAAAATAAATCTCATATTGACAGCAACTTGCAAAACTATATTTTTGGTTGTGAGGCATATCAAATACCTGTTTCTAGAGCTAAGGAATTAATGGAGGGATATTGGAAACGTCAACAGTTCAGTCCCATCTCAGATTATGAAGTCACAGAAGATGACTCTGATTTTGCCAACGCAAAAAGCGGGAAAAGAATCTGTGTGAAATACGAAGCCACTGCTGCCAAGGAAAAACTGCCTCATTCTGGAGATTACGATCCTGATAGACTCAAAAAACTTATTAACTTAATCcagtgtaggaaaaaaaatgtaggtgTAGAGGCTGATTCTGAAGACCCTAGAAATAAAAGTGGTCTGAAGAGGAAACTTGAAGAACAGTCTGAAAATTTGCGGAAATACTTAAAATTAAGTGAATCTTCAGAGAACAGTTGTCAGTATGAAG GGGGCAGAACCTTGGATTCGCCACACTCTGCTTTCTCAGTTAATGCTGGTCTTGGTGGACATGATACTGACTTGAGGCAGCATGACATATCTGACCCTGCTGTTGCTGACACCCATGGCCTCATTAAACTTCTTTTAGAAACACTAGCTAGCGCAGGACACTTGGATTCATCGCTGGCACGGTCTGTCAATCAAGCTTTAGGATTAAGCACTGATGAAATTGAAGAGGAAATGAGGCAAAAATACGAGTATGAATCCATTCCAGCGCAGAATGAAGATGATCATGAGCTTCCTAATACTGCTCAGGCTGAGGATGTTCACTTCAATGACCCACAGAGCCCAACAATAGTGGAAACTGATGCAGTGTGCTTACCTTACCCTGTTGATGTTGATCTGCGGCTTTCAGCTAATGAAGTAGGCCTTGAACACACGCTGCATTTAAAA gAAGCAAGCACTGGAAGTGTAAGTAGTTTTGAAGACTACAGTCCATGTCCTAGTATAGAACGTGCTTATCGCAGGCAACATTCCAATTCAAATAACAGAGAAGTTGGAATGCACTGGAAACTTATCCCAATTACAG GTCTGAAATCACCAGAAGAACCACTGGTGTATTTACCACCAAAGGATGCCTTTCCTAATGACCCTCGCATAATAAGTAGACAGAGAAGTTCTGATTATCAGTTCCCATACTCTTCATTTTCAGACATACAAAAGGGGACAGCAGAAGATGGACTTTATACAAGAGATGTCGAAAAACTTGAAGATCAGTGTGGGATAGCAGATCAATCTTTATCAACTAAGCATTCCATTAGTGCAGTAATAGAGACCACACTATTAGAAGAATATAATCTCTTTACAAGAAAGATTCAAGAAATTTTGCATCAAAATAATATTGCTTATGTTAGTGGCGTGTCCGCACCAGTCTTCTCTGCCCGGGAGAGGATAACGAGACTTTCCGAATACATCTGTTTACAGATATCAGATGTTTCTGTCCAAGAATATATAGAGGCACTGAGTGAAAAGCTGACTGGTGTTATTTTGTCCTCTTCGTGCATTAGGCGTACTCCACCAGTTTATTCCAGTCCTGAATCAGCAGAAGTGGTCACTAATGCTGCGCTGAATCCTCCACTCGAGACGCTGCCTGTTTGCAGGGACTCTGACACGGTGGTGTGCCCAGAGCCATGTAGTAATAACATGGTGAAAGAGGTGGATTCTAATGAGCAGTGTTTGTCAAGCTTACCCTTAGCGAAGGAGGAAGTAGATCACGTGAATACTAAACCAGAGGATGTAGCGACATCTGATCAGGCATCTTCCAGCAATGATCTGATGGAGCCACCAGAAAAGACACAGAAATCCCCAGAGAACTTAAACATTTCAACCCAACCAGCCTTTTCCGATTTTATAAGCCAGTTAAAACCTGAAGTGTTCAACAGTTTGGTTGAAATTATCAAAGATGTACAGAAAAACACACTGAAATTTTTCATTcttgaagaggaggaaagcatTCTCTGCAAGGAAATCAAG GAATATCTTACAAAGCTAGGCAACACAGAATGTCATCCAGAACAGTTCCTTAAAAGAAGAGCTGCTTTAGATAAGTTGTTGATAATTATCCAAAATGAAGACATTGCCAACCTCATCCATAAG ATTCCTGCCTTAGTAACTTTGAAGAGGCTTTCCTGTGTCAACTTTGCGGGTGTTGATAGTTTGGATGACGTGAAAAATCACACTTACAATGAATTGTTTGTGTCTGGTGGCTTTGTTGTGTCAGATGAATCTGTCCTTAATCCAGAGTCCATCACTACAG ataaactgaaacagttcttaAAGTTTCTGGAGGATCTCAATACCCCAGATGGAAAATGGCAGTGGAAAGTGCATtgcaaaatacaaaaaaaacttAAAGAGCTGGGGAG AATGAATGCTAATGCCTTGGGTCTGCTGACCCTTCTGAACACCTATCAAAAGAAGCACCTGGTTGAGATTCTGTCTTACCATAATTGTGATTCTCAAACTCGAAATGCTCCAGAATTAGACTGTCTTATCAGGCTTCAGGCTCAAAACATACAACAGAGACATGTCATCTTTTTAACAG AAAAGCATCTCAAAACACTTGCAGATTATGTGGACAGTGGCATAGTGGTAGCTACTGTTGATGACTTCATGCAGAATTTTAAAAGTCTTGTTGGGTATCACAACTCAGTTACTGAAGAGAGCAGCCCGTCTCCTCCCGACGCTCACAGAAGGCAATCAG TTCTTgtaggaaatgaaaaagaagaggaggacaTGTCTCTGGATTCAGGGGATGAAACATCACAAATAGAAATCTACAATGATGCTTCTGAGTATGATACTcatttggaagctctgcagacagAGGCCAAAGGCTCTCAAGGAGTAGATGCAAAAGAAAGCTGCTTATCAGTTATGGAGTTGCCTCCTGAAGTACAAATTGGTTTgatggaaaagacttctaaaacTGACTTGGAAGAGATACAACCAATTACTCCAATTTCTACAACATgctctgctgaaggagaaaatcACAACTCAGTTGATCAAACGCCTTTCAGTAACTTCCAAGTTTATAGTAGACAATTAAACATGTCCCATCAATTCAGTCACTTTAACGTACTCACTCATCAGACTTTTCTGGGAACAACATACCCCATTTCTTCTGTGAGTCAAAACCAAGAAGGGGGAAATTATTTTCTATCTGCTTACAGTCAGAGCATGGATACAGAGAAGTCGTCATCACCTGGTGGCTGGGATATAAACTGTGATTCTTCCAAGCCATATTCAAACCAGAAATAA
- the CCDC66 gene encoding coiled-coil domain-containing protein 66, whose product MNLGDGLKLETEVLDGKPRLILASSDKSKPAVKMGNKARAPKQALRMRYAGHVLRSAQNACIKQENLKPRSESSLSMTKGEKLQVTKHSSHEATTKDHSLIFQRDSIDRYADSEYPSVVKKSKLKPQNSQALAEDLGSFVCLTQEQLQQILMTLKEGTRSISETHKEKQEEIDSTTTANEASEENIIALIQEASEVSPVSDEANPDSSRKQEAYPEPGQKVIKASWKPADMFSTLGEREGQKALLEFRKTQWKKELDEQVALKKKLKEASEGEGHYFCAKLGNNKIHEEEVEAADPDKEAVSQERPPSALKHEQQQNWLEELDKQKEEVKLRKMEEKLNFSKAEDHDRWAMHFDSFKSHLNAEQLLNGMHKKQPESLSLSPDPKELAAFVHPFSPAALDNLTPLKVGSAEKAAKNSALEQSQQVSFLRSMTALLDPAQIEERDRRRQKQLEHQKAIMAQVEEKRKKKQLEEEQRKWEEQEEEQRLAREKEQMQKQFAEDMLKQKQKEELMTLKTNELYQTMQKAQELAQRLKQEQRIQNLAQKGHDISKLQRNLGGGDREFENCNIGMSHQSHNFSDAIKNYTDEQTSPRKDTAVQTDYFSTSGYPESAEERTVCCRSPDISTEYKETSNCKKYQKEMQYVDKISGKETGGIYSDPYEQYARKERQIKPSEKYSKRPDWNINRPGKRYIPASERYPKQLQKQREENKIRRQMELLQLVERNTPGNLCLRKGGYSDRSPSPHEDKNTKNKRHRVKKEEQLHKNHLNDERSESPPVPAIKNRLHQVQQKQMRTSNFLVHNNSRREKNVKRDTQQRSSPPPVTEAGSPPSSQFIPYVRTNEVYYLDPDAPLTRPSTHDPEYRQFNDSCQVPRQIFSSDHIRDPLLNPDVVKSRARQQAILKGLSELRQALLQKQKELETALIPAIAQEGKFISPF is encoded by the exons ATAAATCAAAGCCCGCAGTTAAG ATGGGTAATAAAGCCAGAGCACCTAAGCAGGCATTGAGAATGAGGTATGCTGGGCACGTTCTGAGATCAGCACAAAATGCTTGTATCAAGCAGGAAAACTTAAAACCAAGAAGCGAATCAAGCTTATCAATGACAAAAGGTGAAAAACTGCAAGTTACTAAACACTCCTCACATGAAGCCACAACTAAAGATCACTCTTTGATTTTCCAAAGAGATAGCATAGACAGATATGCTGATTCAGAATATCCTAGTGTTGTTAAAAAAAGTAAACTGAAACCTCAAAACTCACAAGCATTGGCTGAAGACCTAGGAAGCTTTGTGTGTTTAACACAAGAACAGCTTCAGCAGAtcttgatgaccttaaaagaAGGAACTAGAAGCATCTCTGAGACTCATaaggaaaagcaagaagaaatag ATTCTACCACGACTGCTAATGAGGCATCAGAGGAAAACATTATAGCATTGATTCAAGAAGCTTCTGAAGTTTCACCTGTTTCAGATGAAGCTAACCCAGATTCAAGCAGGAAACAAGAAGCATATCCAGAGCCAGGACAGAAGGTTAT AAAGGCTTCATGGAAACCTGCTGACATGTTCAGTACCTTGGGTGAAAGAGAAGGGCAGAAAGCTTTATTAGAATTTAGAAAGACCCAATGGAAGAAGGAATTAG ATGAACAGGTAGCACTCAAGAAGAAATTGAAAGAAGCTTCAGAGGGAGAAGGGCATTATTTCTGTGCAAAACTTGGCAATAATAAAATCCATGAAGAGGAAGTGGAAGCAGCAGACCCAGATAAG gaagctgtgtCCCAGGAACGACCTCCTAGTGCTTTGaagcatgagcagcagcagaactggctTGAAGAGTTGgataaacagaaggaagaagtaAAGCTacgaaaaatggaagaaaaacttAATTTTTCAAAG GCTGAAGATCATGACAGATGGGCAATGCATTTTGATTCTTTCAAGAGCCACCTTAATGCAGAACAGCTCTTAAATGGAATGCACAAAAAGCAGCCTGAAAGTCTTTCCCTGTCACCTGACCCTAAGGAGCTGGCTGCTTTTGTTCACCCTTTTTCACCTGCAGCTTTAGACAACCTCACACCCCTAAAGGTGGGAAGTGCAGAAAAAGCTGCTAAAAACAGTGCTTTGGAACAGAGTCAGCAAGTCAG TTTCCTCCGTTCGATGACAGCTCTCCTGGATCCTGCACAGATTGAAGAGAGAGACAGGCGGCGGCAGAAACAATTAGAACATCAG AAAGCAATAATGGCTCAGGTAGAAGAAAAACGGAAGAAGAAACAACTGGaggaagaacagagaaaatgggaagaacaagaggaagaacaGCGCCTAGCACGAGAAAAGGAACAAATGCAGAAGCAGTTTGCAGAAGATATgctgaaacaaaaacaaaaggag gaactcATGACTCTTAAAACCAATGAGCTCTATCAGACAATGCAGAAAGCCCAAGAATTAGCACAGAGGTTAAAACAAGAACAGCGCATTCAAAACTTAGCTCAGAAGGGACATGACATTTCAAAACTTCAGAGGAACCTTGGTGGTG gTGATAGAGAATTTGAAAATTGTAATATTGGCATGTCACATCAAAGTCATAATTTTTCTGATGCCATTAAGAATTACACTGATGAGCAGACTTCTCCTCGGAAAGACACTGCTGTACAGACAG atTACTTCAGTACTTCTGGATACCCTGAGTCAGCTGAAGAAAGAACTGTGTGTTGCAGATCACCTGATATTTCCACAGAATATAAAGAAACCTCTAACTGCAAAAAATACCAGAAAGAAATGCAGTATGTAGATAAAATTTCAGGAAAAGAGACTGGTGGCATTTACAGTGATCCATATGAACAAtatgcaagaaaagaaagacaaattaaaccttcagaaaaatacagcaaaagacCTGACTGGAACATAAACAGGCCTGGGAAAAGATACATTCCAGCATCAGAAAGATATCCTAAACAGCTACaaaaacaaagggaagaaaacaaaataagaagACAAATGGAGCTGCTTCAGTTGGTAGAAAGAAATACCCCAGGCAATCTCTGCCTAAGAAAGGGTGGTTATTCAGACAGGTCTCCTTCACCTCATGAagataaaaatacaaagaataAGAGACATAGAGTCAAAAAG GAGGAACAATTACATAAGAATCACTTGAATGACGAAAG ATCTGAATCACCACCTGTTCCAGCAATCAAGAACAGATTACACCAAGTACAACAAAAACAGATGCGTACCTCAAATTTCCTGGTACATAACaacagcagaagagagaaaaacgTCAAGAGAGAtacacagcagaggagctccccTCCTCCCGTTACAGAAGCTGGAAGTCCTCCCTCTTCACAATTTATTCCGTATGTTCGAACAAATGAAGTATATTATCTTGATCCAGATGCACCACTGACTAGACCTTCAACACATGACCCAGAGTATCGACAGTTCAATG ACTCTTGCCAAGTGCCACGGCAGATTTTTAGCTCTGATCACATTAGAGATCCTCTTCTCAATCCAGATGTAGTTAAAAGCAGAGCAAGACAACAAGCAATTCTCAAAGGATTGTCAGAATTACGCCAG GCcctcctgcagaagcagaaagagTTGGAGACTGCTCTGATTCCTGCTATTGCTCAAGAAGGGAAGTTTATTTCACCATTTTGA